One window from the genome of Plasmodium relictum strain SGS1 genome assembly, chromosome: 12 encodes:
- a CDS encoding calponin homology domain-containing protein, putative, translating into MHNETKIGKQELIEWVEKLLSRKNFEFKNLKDGDIYLQLFEHIWPNVMNKYKGCININPINDIKKKKNWKIIRNVLDCVNIDKDFINFDEIATENFKKCYQSLIILYFLYSLVKHHECDFILAYPIDQKLTDFMSSEEPLTCLVKAGSVQLPERFFEKISNSTLNLNNLIKGNEIDKNNSKNNILVSENFNELKHQKENLDCIDKSEYDDDYNFEKYINDYSNKEYNNLKKENSNIDDLEENFRLNSKFVTSENLSNNYSLNSLKKIDFNNIEISKNKEENYSKFNNIYYKNNDNNNNNNNNNTKNHSSFKINLNNKHIDESNSNISNVNHTLFNNNCDINLKKKNASYNFNDISASNNGSFFNYFNTKKEKYDNYKNKINDNNKNNLSAPNLNLFKLPYINDSNCIDKNNFVLDLKKGKVNASSQTENDSILNNLINDESYMNLEVIWNDQNKKIKGDSFISFLKTQIKMYKKELDIKREEMELIQKINKKTINDIKTSYNTELKKLKEKYEAEIFYLKQQHLENIVIVRKNFESKLNHIEEDLLLDLDVLNSENKHMNSSDEYKKDSYIEDYLKSSNYEFKENRDYDINMDNGNFLFDKIISTQSNKTTSVDSTIKENYSNDILKKTNFFNFNCNNEEDKYKNKKEEKYVEDDINKEKTVIHNDYYMNNSIEYSIKKLKYLLNEKNKEHILNNEYIKNEILNIRTMISKIVLEKENIYNYHKESSEIFNEILEFIEKNIDKKNVSDNLSKDFYVEKIKNAIYNIIRNKKKYHINEEEITQHLDESTLISLIVYMSSLLQLERMRSESIKIQKERNAFIMNYVKNENTTEYLPNKKKNITKFEDEDNIENLKILSNEVPSNEIENFEKAMELDDRIKKLENKNKKLLSINEYYKKKLEHVEIWKSTLENFKKKCKKMNDTYNTADQSEDKHSNFIKIKEIEESDNVIESSFIWFPKIYLNSFEEETEREAQLMYLLKKLGRCEKEQELNVFENNLFSYSINEYNTKNNEKLFSSKKNKICSIYKQNIISDKENIKNNQENNKLPLINHNEFLVILKKKLTYIFWQMLGDIYKYRNIIHEACNYIYNLNSLLNNYFIRNEQTQKQAKENFDVYSKNKENFYLSEKYRLRKIIGTTKLNMDIYKEQYVELKEEYEKEKKNLLILTNACYENENIKYKNTIQKFKEVDKNLKMYKAREKKWNKLVKLLTIELRNSSKDNQEEIKNVWLEIIATKQKGYEEFKKLNDEQLQKNNNYYSDSGENSNNFVSIIENINEKNSHSNNNIESNKNKGKVVSKSLSSNKIITNKYYCNYKKKINDKNHYSSKNIIYNKGAINLKLDKNDAIDNSNNNNLNNSNNLKDKENNNEINFYKNDFNVCLDDIQNNNILHFCSTSDTDNMITDKDQILIDIRVGENKNKEFNSNNIVKNTNKDSIKVNNFNTKYISNDDIILNTDKNWFSLLNQMAKESCAIFQNLLNLKEDELNEKKKRITDLEKELRKLKEDNMNQKNKYKCLEEQQEFLTDKINSLNENVDNLNSQIFLLNKDKIYLESRHLMKQQELSIIIKNYKNVVGSIRKHIKKYSSILYLLDNLPEEDEKYILDLTNIDEKNNSLNFSLDIDKNFELKKKEIINDDVRIKINAKDSQVVTNFSNFRISKLNNENKFISDFYINDLIKDIKCDNYR; encoded by the coding sequence aTGCATAATGAAACAAAAATAGGAAAACAAGAATTAATTGAATGGGTGGAAAAACTTTTGAgtagaaaaaattttgagtttaaaaatttaaaagatggAGATATATATTTGCAATTATTTGAGCATATATGGCCTAATGTAATGAACAAATATAAGGGttgtattaatattaatcCTATAAAtgacattaaaaaaaaaaaaaattggaagATTATAAGAAATGTATTAGACTGTGTAAATATTGATAAAGATTTTATCAATTTTGATGAAATAGCTACAgagaattttaaaaaatgttatcaatcattaattatattatattttttatattctttagtTAAGCATCATGAATGTGATTTTATATTAGCATATCCTATTGACCAGAAACTAACGGATTTTATGTCTAGTGAAGAACCCTTAACATGCTTAGTAAAAGCTGGAAGTGTACAATTACCAGAAcgtttttttgaaaaaatttcGAATTCTACTttgaatttaaataatttaattaaaggaaatgaaatagataaaaataattcaaaaaataatatattagttagtgaaaattttaatgaattaaaacaTCAGAAAGAAAATTTAGACTGTATAGATAAATCAGAATATGATGATGattataattttgaaaaatatataaatgattacAGTAATAAGGAATACAACAATTTAAAGAAGGAAAATTCTAATATTGATGatttagaagaaaattttCGCTTAAATTCAAAATTTGTAACATCAGAAAATTTAAGTAATAATTATTCTTtgaattctttaaaaaaaattgatttcAATAATATAGAAATCAGTAAGAATAAGGaagaaaattattcaaagtttaataatatctattataaaaacaacgacaataataataataataataataataatactaaaaATCATAGTTCTTTTaagataaatttaaataacaaaCATATTGATGAAAGTAATTCAAATATATCTAATGTTAATCAtactttatttaataataactGTGAcatcaatttaaaaaaaaaaaacgccTCATACaattttaatgatatttCTGCTTCCAATAATGGTagcttttttaattattttaatactaaaaaagaaaaatatgataactataagaataaaataaatgataataacaaaaataatttatctgCTCCTAACTTGAATTTGTTTAAATTACCTTATATTAATGATAGCAATTgcattgataaaaataatttcgtTTTGGACCTTAAAAAAGGCAAAGTAAATGCTTCTTCTCAAACTGAAAATGAtagtattttaaataatttaattaatgatGAAAGTTATATGAACTTAGAAGTTATATGGAATGAccagaataaaaaaataaaaggagattcctttatttcttttttaaaaacacaaattaaaatgtataaaaaagaattagatATAAAGAGAGAAGAAATGGaattaatacaaaaaattaacaaaaaaactattaatgatataaaaacatCATACAATacagaattaaaaaaacttaaggaaaaatatgaagcagaaattttttatttaaaacagCAGCATTTAGAAAATATAGTTATCGTgagaaaaaattttgaatcaAAATTAAATCATATAGAAGAAGATCTTTTATTAGATCTGGATGTTTTAAATAGTGAAAATAAACACATGAATTCTTCCgatgaatataaaaaggaTTCATATATAGAGGATTATTTGAAAAGTAGCAATTAtgaatttaaagaaaatagagATTATGACATTAATATGGATAATGGTAACTTTCTATTTGATAAGATAATTTCTACACAAAGTAATAAAACGACATCAGTAGATTCAACAATAAAGGAAAATTATAGTAacgatatattaaaaaaaactaatttttttaattttaattgcaataatgaagaagataaatataaaaataaaaaagaggaaAAGTATGTAGAAGATGATataaacaaagaaaaaacagTTATACATAATGattattatatgaataaCAGTATAGAATACTCTATTAAGAAGTTAAAATATTTgctaaatgaaaaaaacaaagaaCATATTTTGAATAATGAGTATATTAAAAACGagattttaaatataagGACCATGATTAGTAAAATTGTtctagaaaaagaaaatatatataattatcataAAGAAAGCAGtgaaatttttaatgaaatattggaatttatagaaaaaaatatagacaAAAAAAACGTAAGTGATAATTTAAGTAAAGATTTTTAcgtagaaaaaattaaaaatgctatttataatataataagaaacaaaaaaaaatatcacataaatgaagaagaaattaCACAGCATTTAGATGAAAGTACTCTAATTAGTTTAATTGTTTATATGAGTTCATTACTTCAATTAGAAAGAATGAGATCAGAATcgataaaaatacaaaaggAACGAAATGCCTTTATAAtgaattatgtaaaaaatgaGAACACAACAGAATATCTgccaaataaaaaaaaaaatattacaaagTTTGAGGATGAagataatatagaaaatctTAAAATTCTATCCAATGAAGTACCGAGtaatgaaatagaaaattttgaaaaagcAATGGAATTAGAtgatagaataaaaaaattagaaaacaaaaataaaaaattattatctataaatgaatattacAAAAAGAAATTAGAGCATGTAGAAATATGGAAAAGCActttagaaaattttaaaaaaaaatgtaaaaaaatgaatgatACATATAATACAGCAGATCAGTCCGAAGATAAGCATTCtaactttataaaaattaaagaaatagaagaatCAGATAATGTAATTGAATCTTCTTTTATATGGTTTCCAAAAATTTACCTTAATTCATTTGAAGAAGAGACAGAAAGGGAAGCTCAATTAATGTatcttttgaaaaaattaggTAGATGTGAAAAAGAACAAGAATTAAAtgtttttgaaaataatttattttcttattctattaatgaatataatactaaaaataatgaaaaattattttcatcaaaaaaaaataaaatatgctCAATATATAAgcaaaatattatttcagACAAAGagaatattaaaaacaaccaagaaaataataaacttCCATTAATCAATCATAATGAATTCTTagtgatattaaaaaaaaaattaacttatATCTTTTGGCAAATGCTAGgtgatatttataaatatagaaatattattCACGAAGCATGCAACTATAtctataatttaaatagtttgctaaataattattttataagaaATGAACAAACCCAAAAACAAGCCAAAGAGAATTTTGATGTGTActctaaaaataaagaaaatttttatttatcagAAAAATATAGATTGAGAAAAATAATAGGAACAACTAAATTAAACATGGACATCTATAAAGAGCAATATGTTGAATTAAAGGAGGAATacgaaaaagaaaagaaaaatctaCTTATTTTAACCAATGCTTgttatgaaaatgaaaatataaaatacaaaaacaCTATTCAGAAATTTAAAGAAGTAGataagaatttaaaaatgtataaagctagagaaaaaaaatggaataaaTTAGTGAAATTGTTAACAATAGAATTAAGAAATTCATCAAAGGATAAtcaagaagaaataaaaaatgtatggCTAGAAATAATTGCAACTAAACAAAAAGGATATGAGGAATTTAAGAAATTAAATGATGAACAAttgcaaaaaaataataattattattctgATTCGGGTGAAAACAGTAATAATTTTGTTTCTATAATAGAAAACATCAATGAGAAAAATAGCCATTCCAACAATAATATAGAAtcgaataaaaataaagggaAAGTAGTTAGTAAAAGTTTGAGctctaataaaataataacaaataaatattactgtaactataaaaaaaaaatcaatgaTAAAAATCATTACTCTAGCAAAAACATTATTTACAATAAAGGAgcaataaatttaaaactaGACAAAAATGATGCAATCGATAATtccaataataataatttaaataatagtaataatttaaaagataaagaGAATAacaatgaaataaatttttataaaaatgattttaatgTCTGTTTAGATGATATACAAAATAACAACattttacatttttgttCAACTAGCGATACAGATAACATGATAACAGATAAAGATCAAATTCTTATCGATATTAGAGTtggagaaaataaaaataaagaatttaaCTCAAATAATATAGTAAAGAATACAAATAAAGATTCAATAAAagttaataattttaatacaaaatatatCAGTAACGATGATATTATATTGAATACAGATAAAAATTGGTTTTCCTTGTTGAACCAGATGGCAAAAGAGTCATGTGCAATTTTCCAAAATCTTTTGAACTTAAAAGAAGatgaattaaatgaaaaaaagaagagaatAACTGatttagaaaaagaattaagaaaattaaagGAAGATAATAtgaatcaaaaaaataaatataaatgtttaGAAGAACAACAAGAATTCTTAacagataaaataaattctttaaatgaaaatgtagataatttaaattcacaaatatttttattaaataaagacAAAATATATCTAGAAAGTAGGCATCTAATGAAACAGCAAGAACTTAgcataattataaaaaattataaaaatgttgtTGGTTCAATAagaaaacatataaaaaaatattcatctattttatatttattggATAATTTACCagaagaagatgaaaaatatattctcgATTTAACAAAtatagatgaaaaaaataattcattaaatttttctcttgatatagataaaaatttcgaattaaaaaaaaaagaaataattaatgATGAcgtaagaataaaaataaatgcaaAAGATTCTCAAGTTGTAactaatttttcaaattttagaatttcaaaattaaataatgaaaataagttCATATCcgatttttatattaatgatTTAATCAAAGATATTAAATGTGATAACTATagataa